Proteins from a genomic interval of Lacticaseibacillus pabuli:
- a CDS encoding DUF6895 family protein: MESLAIQHLLTGSDEKLTIQRLFQHSLTLKLVNRAAPHMLLANRIVLYAVSHSCFYGSIFNHQRLSLGTAEQKRGFHKVLAEGLLISSRNNDIDVTLEILCACCIFRCTHDIDSRILRMALAKAMNSQSNDWSISPTGVAIESPSFFKVYHTTLVGSILGAVINEKKYTS, from the coding sequence ATGGAATCTTTGGCTATACAGCATCTACTTACAGGTTCAGATGAAAAATTAACCATTCAACGATTGTTTCAACATTCCTTAACATTAAAGCTAGTTAATCGTGCCGCTCCTCACATGCTTCTTGCTAACAGGATCGTCTTGTACGCAGTAAGCCATTCTTGTTTCTATGGATCAATCTTTAATCATCAACGTCTGTCATTAGGCACAGCGGAACAAAAAAGGGGTTTTCACAAGGTTCTAGCGGAGGGGTTACTTATTTCGTCCAGAAATAATGATATTGATGTGACGCTGGAAATTTTATGCGCGTGTTGTATTTTTCGTTGTACTCATGATATCGATTCTCGAATATTAAGAATGGCCCTGGCAAAGGCAATGAACTCTCAGAGTAATGATTGGTCCATTAGTCCCACGGGTGTAGCAATAGAAAGTCCATCCTTTTTTAAGGTTTATCATACAACCCTTGTTGGGTCGATTTTAGGGGCGGTTATTAATGAGAAAAAATATACATCCTAA
- a CDS encoding ABC transporter transmembrane domain-containing protein — MKHLFKVDLRMVVASLLLIASSALGVIIPLAIRQLIDHTMSYTWESGVLLVVLFVGQALLVAMGNFLFAMSGEKKVQALREQVTDHLYHATMAFYDHAESGNLASRVINDTNSVRDFITIHVSSLITGLVTLLGSFVAWIVCSFDCFGLATQFGFSCDATVGGAYCNSDIKFI; from the coding sequence ATGAAACATCTGTTTAAAGTCGACTTACGTATGGTAGTTGCCAGCTTGTTGTTAATAGCTTCTAGTGCTCTGGGCGTGATAATTCCTTTGGCAATCCGCCAGTTGATTGACCACACGATGTCCTATACTTGGGAGTCTGGTGTACTACTCGTTGTGCTGTTTGTTGGCCAGGCTTTGTTAGTCGCAATGGGAAATTTTCTATTTGCAATGTCAGGTGAAAAAAAGGTTCAAGCGTTACGTGAGCAGGTGACTGACCATCTTTATCACGCAACAATGGCATTTTATGATCACGCTGAGAGTGGTAACCTAGCATCACGAGTCATTAACGATACAAACAGCGTTCGCGATTTCATTACTATTCACGTTTCGAGTCTGATTACAGGACTAGTAACTCTACTTGGATCGTTTGTAGCTTGGATCGTTTGTAGCTTTGATTGTTTTGGATTGGCGACTCAGTTTGGTTTTAGTTGTGACGCTACCGTTGGAGGGGCTTATTGTAATTCCGATATCAAATTTATCTGA